The genomic window TCAGCCGTACTGGGTACGGTTCCTGATGTCTACATTCATAACTCGGTCCGCGAGGTCAGCCATCGGCGCGTGCTGACGCTGGAGCTTCAGTCCGGCTCTCTCCTCAAGCTGGCTTTTGACCAGGGCATGGGGTACTGGATCTGTACGTCGCTTGCATATGGGTTGAAGCGGTTTAATTTCGCTGACGATAGCCTGGGGCAGGCGAACCAAATGCTTGAGCGTTGGAAAGGCGTAAAAATGCTCAACGGGGGCGACTGGCCGACGGATATTGCACTTTATGAAGTGTCTTAGAGGATCGTTTCTCAGAAGTTACTAAATAATAATATTTTTTACATCATTAGCCGTAGCTAGACTGCGGCTTATGATGATTCTGCTTATGAAACAGTTGGTTATGGTTGCTCTAGGGTTTGGCATGAAGGTTGTACCGGTATGGGTGTTAATCTTGTTTTCGTGAGGATGCAATCCATGACCGCCAAATTCATGCCCCTGTAGTAAATTTTCTGTTCGAATTATGAGCAGCTGTTTGCAAGGTGTTGCGCGATCAACTCTAGTTGATTGATTGCTACCAGGGAGAGTATGAGGTCATGTTAAATTCACCTTCTCTCGGAAAGATCCTAACCATCCAGAACTTAACGAAAGGATATCGACCGATATGGATATGGCACCCGTTAAATCGCTTGATCGCAAGGACAAGATCGCCCAGCTTTTAAAAGAGATGCAGAACGGCCTTCTGGAGCGTGAATCCCACGCAAAACTGATACTCTTGGCGGCATTGGCCGGCGAGCACGTGTTACTGTTGGGCCCCCCCGGCACGGCCAAAAGCGAGCTTGCCAAGCGCTTGAAAAATGTATTCGTAGAGGCGGGTTACTTCGAGCGCCTGCTAACGCGGTTCAGCGTCCCTGAGGAGTTGTTCGGGCCGCTCTCGATCCAGGCGCTTGAGCAGGACAGGTACCAGCGATTGACCAGTGGTTACTTGCCGGAAGCGTCAATCGCCTTTATCGATGAGATCTTCAAGGCTAACAGCGCCATTCTGAACAGCCTGCTGACGCTGCTGAACGAGCGCCAGTTCGATAACGGCAACCGCCGTAGCGACGTCCCGCTGATTTCGGTCATTGCCGCCAGTAATGAGCTGCCGGAAGGGGAGGAGCTGGACGCGCTTTACGACCGATTTATGCTGAGAAGCTTTGTGCAGCCAGTGTCGGACGAGGCGTTTAGACAGCTGCTCCGACTGGAGGGTGACGTGTGTGATCCGGCGTTGGAGCTGAGGCTGCGGATCGAGGACCTCGAAGAGGTTCGAGCACTGGCAGAGAAAGTCAGGCTCAGTCCTGAAGTGCTTAAACTTTGTGAAGCCTTTCGTGGTTATCTGGCCGAACAGCAGATCTATGTTTCGGATCGCCGCTGGCGCAAGATTATCAATTTGCTTAAGGTTTCCGCTTTCACGAACAAAGAAAATGAAGTCAGTATTTTCGATGCCTGGCTTATGCCCCACTGCCTGTGGCAGAAACCGGAGCAGCTCGATGGCTTGCTTGGTTTTTACAAAGAGAACATAGCGATCGATGGCGATTACCAGCCAAGGCGACAAACTGAAGTAATATTGGCGTGGGAAAACAAATTAGCCAGCGACTGGGAGAATAAGTTTCAGAGCTCGGATGAGCATGGAAAACCTCTTTTTTACAATCAAAAAGGTGGAACTACTACATCTAACTCTCGTAAAGATCAGAAGAAAGATGCTAAGGGGCGGCCGCTGTATCTGGACTCTAGCGGGAATGAAACAACGACCAAACAGAACTCGTATGGCAGAGACAATGAGGCGCTGTACGAGGCGGTTGCCAACGCCCCCGTTATGCAAACAGTCGCATATTCTTTTGCCCATATTAATAGTCGTGTCAAACAAATCGAAGGCTTTAAGAAGGCACTGCATGCTTCACTATTAAAGCTGCAACAGCAAAACCGTTCAGCGGAGCAAACGCTGATTGAGCACCTCTGGGTTGATGAGTCCATCTGGCCGGAGCTTAGCCAGAGTTTGAGCAACGCGATCGAACAGACCGAGAAGCTGCTGGCACGCGCGGAGAAAGTGACTAAAGGCTTCAGGTCTTTACCGCTTGAAGACAGCGATGAGGGGGCGCTGGGCGTAGAGGCTTCAGCCCTTGAGGGTGAGCTCAGTGACTGAATATCCGGTTGTCACTTCTGCGCCACCGGATCTACTGCGTCTATCTGATCTGGATGATGCCTACGTGTTGCTCGATAAACTGCCGGAGTCTCTGCTGCCGACGGTGGTGACCCATCCCGTTGGCGAATTGCAGCCGAGAGTGAGTGGTGTCGTGCAGTTGCGCCGGACCCTGCTCAAGGGCGAAACGCCGGCAGCGTTGCTGCCCTGGCCTGCCCCTGCGGCGCAATCCGCACTGTTTCAGTCGCTGGAGTCCCAAGGAGTGCTGCGGTATTGCCGCGATAACACGGAGGTTGTCGATGCGCTGTTGGGGGACTTGCTGGAGGCGCTGGAACATAAATCGGTTGAACAGCGCCGACTGCACAGTGTGTTGTTGCAACAGTACCAGCAGGAGGCACTTGAGCAACTCGGGCAGGAGCGAAAGGCACAAAAACGGCGAGCGGCGGCCCAGCGACAACCCGTGTTGACGCAAAATCAGTTGGCGGGTCTGTCACGAAGAGCATTTGACGATAGCTGGATTGAAGCTTCAAGTCTGGGAGTATGGTTGCCTGGAGTCTGGCAGGAGCGACTGGTGATCTGGTCTGAACTGGAGGCGATCTTTGTCGATCTGGGGATGGTTGTCCGGCTTGGTTTCGATCTCTCCAGAGGTTTTTTTCAGAGCCATGGCTGGCTGGATATGGTCAGGCTCAAGAAGGTTCTCAGTCAACTGCCGCAATTGCAGGACGTCATCAGAACACTGGGCAGAATGAAGAGCAGCGAAGCGCCACCCATCATTGAGATAATCATGGAGTCTATGCTGCGTACCCGGCAAGAGCAGCGGGAAGTCAGAACGCCATTCGTCCCGATGGAAACGCGAGGTATCACGCGCTCGGACTCGGTCAGCCGTATGTTGCCCCAAGAAGCTGCGCTGTTCGGACATCCTGTATTGAAAAAGCTCTGGCACGCCAAGCGAGCCGAGCATGCGCTGCTGAGCTATGCCGTTGAGGGGACGGAGCTGGAAACTGTCGAAGCTCAAGTCGATGAGCAGGTCGAGGTGAAGCGGGCCGGTAAATCCAGCAGCGAAGAACGCGGTCCTATGATCGTCTGCCTCGATACATCGGGCTCCATGCGGGGCACGCCTGAAACCATTGCCAAGGCACTGGTACTCGAAACTCTGAGCGTGGCAGCCAGCGAACGCCGTGGCTGTTATGTCTACCTGTTTGGCAGCAGCGGTGAAGTTAAAGAGCTTGAACTCAAGCCTGACGAGAACGGGTTGAATCGCCTGATCAGCTTTCTCTGCATGTCTTTTGGCGGTGGCACGGATGTAAATGGCCCGCTTCAACTGGCATTGGATCGGTGCAAGCAATCGGAATGGCGAAATGCCGATATCCTAGTGGTGAGTGATGGCGAATTCTGCTACCCGAATAGTCTATTGAACCGTATAAAAAGACGCAAGAAAAGCCATGGTTTGGCGGTACAAGGTATTCTGATCGGAGAGGGAGGAGGCGCCATGGAGCGCATGTGTGACCCTCTGCACCACTTCTGTGAGTGGTTAAACCTGGCCTGTCAGTGATTTTTTAAGTAAACCCACGTATGGATAGGGACAGCATGTCTAAGGCAAAGGAAACATTTTCAGTATCGATTTCAGACGCGGAGGATATCCTGCGTCACTATGATTTTTTGAACAATGATCGTGTGCAAAGCAGACCCTCAGAACGAGACCCGGAAGTACTCAAGCGGGCAGCCCTAATAATGACACTGACGGCGTGGGAAACTTACGTTGAGGATCGTGTAACAGAGGAAATGAGTATTCGCTTAAAGTTTCTGAAGGGCAGCCATATTGGGAACTATATCCAGAAAAAACTTGACGAAGATTTACGCTTTTTTCACAACCCGAACTCTCAAAAAACAAAACATCTATTTGAGAATTTTGTTGATATCGATGTGACTGAACATTGGTCATGGTTGAATTATGATCAAGAAAAGGTGCGTGCGACCTTGAATAGCTGGATCAGTAAGCGCGGTGATGCCGTCCATCGCTCCGTAACCGACAAGCAAAGCAATCATCTCGTCAAACGGGATGATATGGAAAAATGCATCCGGTTTTTCAAAGATCTTGTCGAGGCTACGGACCAAGCATTGGCGGATTAAGTACCATAAGACCCAGCTCAAACACCGTATGAGCAATTTCACGCCTCTTCAGATAGCCTGTAGAGTATTTCGTCATAAAAGAGCAGGGCGGTGGTGCCCTGATTCCTGAAGGGCCTGGCAAGCCCGGCTTTATCCATACCATTGGTTTGAGCAACAAAGGCATGCCTGGGCTGTACCGCCTGGAGCTACAGGTGACCAAAGGATCCGGAAAACTGGCCAAAAGTGATGGACCACGACTTCCATCTGCATGTGGTCGAACTGCAAAACTCAGGCCCCCTGAATCATATGGCGCTGGCCAGTCTGGTCGCATTCGCCTCGGGCCAGATGGTTGTTCTGGGTGACATGAGCCTGGGCGGCAGTGTCGCGCCGGTACTAGTGGTTCTATTTAACAAAAAATAGGACGAAAAATGACCAAAGTCGGCTTTTCCGCAGTAGATCAGTGGTAAGTCCGACAGGCTGCTAGCTTGAGTGAGGATCTTGGCGAAAGCCTACTTGCTGCGAAGGTAAGGCCTGGTGGCTAGCAACATCAACTCAGTGCAAGGTTCGCCAGCTACGTTGCCCGATATGGCACTGAGCCTTCAATACTTCAATCTTCGCGACTCTCCGCACGGCTTGGGAGGTTGCGTGTGACTGGAGCTGTAAGCAAAAAATCGAAAACACAGATGTTACACAAGGCAGGCGAAAACGACGCCGACATCCATTGATTTACGACAGTTGTTGCCTGGTGGATTGCACCACAGGGTCGCACCAAATCTTCCGCGAAGTTCAGCCTTGAACTGGAAACTGCAAGATAATCGGTAACGCTAGAATCAGCTGAAACCTATATGTGGTGGGGCCTGCGGCCTATGCGGAAAGTTTCCAGTAGGGCTGAATTAATTCAGATCTGTACTGGAAACTACACAAGGCAATGGCCGAGCAGGATACCGGTATGTTAGTCTATTTAACATAATATACATTATGCGTAGTTAATATTGGTTATATATAAGGCTCAATTTGTAAGGTCAGTGCTTACTTCAGTTTCCGGATATGGCGCTACATCATTTCTCAGTCAGCGCTGCATCCTGACTGCCCAGCTGAATTTGCGAGCAGTCAGGATGAAGCTCGACAGCTTCGCTCGGCACCGTGCGGAGAGTCGCCAAGAATACTTCTTTGCGGACCAAGTCCCGTTCAGCGCGGCTCAGCGCACGAAGGCATTCCGCTGATTAGCGTTACGATGTCGCCACTGGCAGCGCTGCTAGCTGGCACGCTGATGTTCTATATAGCTCCCAGGATTCGACTTGCCGTTTTCGCAGCGATTACCTGAGCCCAGGCACCCGCATTGGAGATCCTCAGGCCTTTCTGCTGCGTCGGAGTCATTTGCTCGAAGCTGCACTGCCAGCCAGTGGAGCCCCATGATGTCTCAAGCAGAAATGATGCGACTTCAGGTATGGAGCCTGTTGCAGGCAAATGAGCCCATCATAAGTAGTGGCTACCTGGTGCTGGGTCCATGAAATAGAAATCTTCACGACCCTGCGCACGGGAGTACTCCCTGGTTACTTTCTCTAATAAAAACAAATAGATGCATGGCTATGCCGATAACGTAGTTTATCGGCATAGCTACATGTATAAGGCGAGGTATAGTCAAAAAATACAGAATACGTATCGTGGGTAATTTGCCCTGCCGCCCTTGGTCACCGCACTAGGATTTTGCTGACTGTATCAGCATGTCGATGACGCTGCTGAGATCAACGTCATCCGTAACAACGGCCGCAAATGACGCCCGTAGAGACTCAGCCTTTCCAGATTTTCATATTCACAATCAATGAGTTGTCACATGAACTCGTAGTATCGTGTAAAGATTCCAATATCCTGTTTGAAGATTTTGGCCCGCCCTCGCCTGCTTGCAGGCATCGAAAATGCCCTGAGCCCCAAGCTTGCCGTGATTGTTGCTCATCAGCCACGATTTTATCGATGTTTGCTATGCTTAAAGGCCCTATCAGGTGAATGATTAGGCCATGTTATGAAGCTCGCTATCCTCTCCTGTGGACCAAACTCCTATAGCACCCGCAGATTAAAAGAAGCTGCCGAGTCCCGTGGGCATCAGGTAAAAGTACTTAACACCTTAAAATTTGCGATCGATCTTGATCGTGGCTCTCCTGATCTCTATTACCGACAGCAGCAGCTTAGCCATTATGATGCGGTATTGCCCCGCATTGGTGCCTCTATCACCTACTATGGAACGGCTGTCGTTCGCCAGTTTCAGGAAATGGATGTTTATTGCGCCAACACGGCGCACGGCATTCTGAACTCCCGGGACAAGCTGAGAAGCTTGCAGATTTTGAGTCGCCATCACCTTGGCATTCCGAAAACCAACTTCGTACGCGATAAAAAGGATGTCCTCCCCGCCATAGAGCGTGTGGGTAATGCGCCGGTTATTATCAAGCTCATTGAAGGCACCCAGGGTATTGGCGTCCTGCTGGCCGAATCGACCAAGTCTGCTGAGGCGATTATTGAATTACTGCAAAGCCAGAAACAAAACGTGCTGGTACAAAAATTTGTCGCCGAAAGTAAAGGCAAAGACATTCGCGCACTGGTTGTCGGTGACCGGGTGGTCGCTGCTATGCGTCGTGTGGCGCAAGGACAGGAGTTTCGAAGCAACGTACACAGAGGCGGCGTGGCTGAAGCTGTTGAGCTAAGCGAAGAGTATAAAAATACGGCCGTTAAAGCAGCGCAGATCCTGGGGCTGCAGGTGGCCGGCGTTGACATGCTCGAAGGCAAAGATGGCCCCCAGATTATGGAGGTAAACTCCTCGCCGGGCCTGGAAGGCATCGAAAGCTGCACTCAGCTGGATATTGCCGGAGCTATCATTGATTACATCGCCGCTCAGGTAGACTTCCCCGAAATCGATGTCCGCCAGCGCCTGACCGTAAGCCGTGGCTACGGTGTCGCCGAAATATATGTGCCGCCGGAGTCTCAATTCATAGGAAAAACCATTACGGATTCGGGGTTATTAGAGCAGGATATTAACGTACTGACGCTGTACCGGGATGCCAAGGCCATCCCGAATCCAAAATATTCCCGCGTACTGGAGCCAGGCGACAAACTGCTTTGTTTCGGTAAACTGGATTCCATGCGAACGCTTGTGCCGGCAAACACCAGACGCAAAAGAAAACCGAAGGTCAAGCCGCTGGATACTGACATCTAATCATCTTTGGCCTATGAAAAAGGCAGGATGCTCAGATGCCCAGCCCGTTTCGGCGCCGTCACGAACAGCACATTGCATCACGTCGCCGTAGAGCGAACTCGACGCCCCCGCGAAACGACACAGGGGCGGCCGCTATTGCTCGCATCAATGAGCTCTCCCACGCAGCACGCCCTGCGTGGTTCATGCTGCTCGGTTACTTTGCCTTTGCCATAATCACGCTTCTCGGGGTCGAGGACGCGGACTTCTTTATCGATAGCCGACATACGCAGCTGCCAATCGTCAACGCCTCCATTCCCACGTCCAGCTTCTTCCTGTTCGCACCTGCTCTGGGTACCGCTCTCTTTGTCTATTTCCACTTCCAGCTTTTAAAGCTTTGGGAAGCGCTCTCAGTGCCTGCCGCCAGGATTGATGGCAAGCCGCTGGCGGAGCACGTGGCGCCCTGGCTCATCAACGACTTCGGATTGTGGTTGCGAACCGATGACAGCACAGCTGACCGTGCGCTCAGCTGGCTTTCAAACATCGTTGTCTTCACATTGGTCTTCGTGGCATGGCCCGCGACGCTGATCGTCTTCTGGTTTCGCTCCTTCCCTGCGCACGACGAGCGCACGACACTCGTCATAGGTACAGCTCTGGTAATCGCGCTTACAGCCCTCTTTCAGAGCATTCTCTCGGCTTTTTCGTATCTGCGACTGCACCGGGCCTATGGTGGCGGCAGCTGGCATCTCGTAGAGGTCATATTGATCACCGCCCTGGCACTTCCAATCGGTACCATCTCCTGGATTGCTACCGAGGATAGCAGGGAGGTTTGGCCGATCAGCGTGTTCGATCGGGTGGCGCCCGCATGGATGGCAGCTATCCGCGATAGCTTTACACTTTGGCCCGCCGATCTGACGGAAGTGGAAATCGTGCTCCGCCCCCCTGGCTTCCTTGAATACGACGTCCACCGCAGCCAGTTCCGCGTCCAGTGGTGCCGTCAACAGGGGTTGTCAATGGAGGTCTGTGGGCCCTATGTTGAGTGGGACACTGCAACGCCACTCCATGTGGTCGATGCCCGCAAGAAATGGTGTTTTAAGTGGGAGTTGCCTGGCGATTGCAAAACTTACGTGCACACACTTGATAGAAATTTCGACAACGCGTGGAGTATCGAGCGCCGCGCTGCCATCAACGCCCTCGAGTCCAGAAACCTCAGGAAAGCCGACTTAAGAAACGCCATGTTGGTCCTTGCATCGCTCGTCGGGGCGGATCTGCGCAGGGCACGACTGGCCGGGGCGGACCTGAGTTGGGCTGAGCTGGAGGGAGCGGATCTGCACGCAGCACAGCTGACGGGGGCGATACTCAGCGGAGCAAAGCTGGAAGGCGCGAACCTCCGGGAGGCAGACCTTGAGGGGGCGCATCTCTTCGAGGCAGAGCTGGAGGGGGCGAACCTACGAGCCGCAAAGCTGAACGGGGCAGACCTCCGCGCGGCACGACTGGCGGGCGCGGATCTTCGCTCGGCACAGTTGACGGGAGCGGCCCTCACCTGGGCAGAGCTGGAGGGGACGAACCTCCGCGGGGCAGCGCTGATGAGGGCGAACCTTCAGGCGGCAAAACTGGACGGGGCGGATCTCTTCGAGGCAGGACTGGCGGGCGCGGATCTCCGCGCGGCACAGCTGGCGGGGGCGTACATCAGCCGGGCAAAGTTCGCATCCACTGATGTGAAAGCTGCAACGTTCAGCGGCGCGGCCTTCAGCTCTGTGAATTGTATAGAGATGTCAAACCTTGTGCCTGACCAGATAATCTCAGCCTTTGGCGATGGCTCGGTCACGCTGCCAGACGGCTGGGACTGGCCCAGGCACTGGCCTCGCGAAAATTTGGGCGAAGCATTCTATGGCCGTTGGCGCTATTGGCGGGAGGCCCAGGGCCTGCCCTGGCCACCACCAGGCAAGGCGTTTGAAAGGCTCGCTCGCTTCGAAGCCATAGCGCCCGAATAAGCGCCTTTTTCCGGGGCTGCAAGCTAATCAGCGGTGCTGGCTGAAGTATGCTGGCGTTGCGAAAGTCCTGTTTGACCTCAGCGGGCGAACCCCAGTCAGCCTTTAGTGTGCTTCCGTCGCATCAGCGTACGCTGGATTGTCTGCCCAGAGAGAGTTCAATGCAGAGATCAAGGTTATCGTCGTTTCCGCCATCGCTTTCACGAAGCAACAACTCATAGTATCGCGTAAAGCTGCCGAGATCCTTTTTGGGGATCTCGGGCCCATCCTTTTCCTGCTTGCAGGCCGCAAGGCTGTTTTCCGTATTAGCGATCGGTACGGCAGCATTGCCTTTCGATTTCGCGAATCACGAATTACGGGTCAGAACGATCATCCGCTTTGGCCCTGAAAGTACTTAACACCCTGTCAACGGAAGCATTTTTTGCATCGAGCACCAGGCGGACCAGCTCTTCCCTTCCTTCGTCGAAGCATTGCTCACTATCGAATGCACTGCCGGTGCCGTACAGAATCGATGCATCTTCATGCAGCGATTGTTTCTCATCGCAATAATCTTCGACTTCGAGACCGACCATGACAGCGGTTACCGCAACCGTTCCGACTGTAGCGGCCGCCAATAGTGTGCTACCAATGCGTTTGGTTGATCGTTTCACTAACCTCTTTGAGGCCGACACCTTCTTCCCCTGGTGCCTTTGTTTCATTTGCTCAACCACCTGCTTTGAACTGCGAAGCTCTTGAAGCGCGTTAATAGATGTTGTCGCCAGCCCGAACAGGCCGAGAATGGTGTTCAGGTACAACGAGGCGACTATCGCAACAGTGGCAAGCGTCACTGATACGGCCCAGAAGATCGTTTTCATTTTTCGAACTCCTTGTATTTTCGGCTATACAGGCGATGCAGCGCCCATACACCAGGCAGGAGATTGCCGTGCTGTGCCGCTGTGTGACTTTACCGCTTTGGCACAACGAATTCTTCGATGGCATCGACGACTGCTAATCCCCCAGCAACCGGTTGAGCGACTTGTTCTCGGCCGATTCATGGCGTTCGGCCCGGCTGGTGTGCAGATATTGCGACGTGGTTTCAATACTGTCATGCCCGGCGTCCGCCTGAACGTGGGACAAAGGCCTGCCATTGAGATTGATATCGTGGGAAATGCCGGTGTGGCGAATGCTGTGGGGCGTCATGGTACGCATCTCGCGGGCATCCTGGGAGAAGCCATCCTTCTCTGCCCTGTCCGCGGCCAGTTCAATCACATGATTGATTTCCTCGCGCAGCTGGCGGATACCCAGATTGGCGTTCAGCAGGCCAACATCCCGCCCTCGCCCCGCGGCCCGGTGACGAATGAACAGCGGCGTATTGTCAGCGGGTGACGGCAGGTCATCAAGCCCCAGGTAGCGGCGGTAATGCCTGAGTGCGCTCAGCAGTTTTCTGGAGACCGCCACCGTGCGTTTCTTGCCACCCTTGCTGTGGGGTATGAAGTACAGCCAGACCGAGGTTTTGCTGTCGCGGCGAAACTGCCCCATTACAGGTGCAAAGCCTGGGCGCGCGGCGACTTCAGATATGCGCAAGTAGCAGGCATACATCAGGCTGATCAGAAATCGTGTGCGTTGATGCTGCTCAGGGTCTGCATGGGCCAACTGTTCGGCAGTTTCCATCACGTAAGACCATTGCAGTTCGGTGAAGGCCTTCATTTCCTCGGCATCGCTCATCGAGTTTGCCGGGCCCGCCTTGTAGCGACCATTTTTAATCAGCATCAGGGCCGGATTGCGCTCGGTATACTCTTCCTGGATCAGGTAGCCAAAGAAGGACGACAGAATTGCCAGCTTGGTTTTCAGGGCCTTCTCGGTAATGCGATAGGGCAAGACTTCGCCCTGCTCCCGTTTGCCCAGGAAGGGCCGCCACAGCGGGTTGGGTACACGCTCATCCAGAATTTTCGACACCACAAACTGCGCCACGTTACGGTAGGCAATCAACTCGGCCGGCGGGTGCATGCAGTACTCGACATAGCGATTCATGTGCTGACGGCGCAGGTCCGCCAGGGAGATCTTTGCCACATCAAAACACCACTGCAGGAAGGTCGTCAGTTCGCTGCGGTAGGTTTTGTAGTTGTTCTCGCTGTGGCGTTGCTCCAGCAACCACTCCAGCGCCAGCTCGTAGACGAAGCCCGCATCCGGCACCGACTCCAGCATCACGCGGGTCAGATACTGATTTACATGGGCGTTGGCATCTTCCACATGCGCAATCCCGTCAAACAGCGGCATGGCCGGCGGCATCTCGATCATCGAAAATTCCGTAGAGAGCAGATAAGAAAACTATTAAATCATATAGTTAAATAATAGTTCTAAGATATTACCTTGCTAAGAACTTCGCGTCATTCAGAACCACCAGGTCCTGGCGCCTGATACGGCGAAGGGCCAGCTCGCACATAAAGCCAGGCTGAGCTGATATATTGGACAGGCCCAGGGGGCGATAGTCAGCAGTGCATCACCACAGAATCCATAACAGCAGAGCCCATAACAACAGGCAGGTCGATCATGCGCCAACTCATTGCAGCCGTATTGTTACTCTTCGCTGCCAGCGTGCCAGCAAGTGAGGCGGTCAGCACCAGCCGCTGGGATGCAACTGCCATCGGCGGCCACGATACCGTGGCTTACCATGACGAAGCCACACAGCAAAGTCACCGCCAGGTCGCAGGTGAAGAGCGCTTCGAGGTGCAATGGAAAGGCGCCCTCTGGCGCTTTGCTTCCCAGGCGTCGGCCGACCGCTTTGCCGCTGATCCAGAGCGCTACCGGCCTGAATACAACGGTCACTGCGCCAACGCCCTGAGTCTGGGTGAAGGCCTGATTTCAACCAATGGCACTGTATGGGAGTTTTTCGGTGATCAGCTGTTTCTGTTTTATGCCGAACGCGGGCGCCAACGCTGGCTCAGCGGTAACTGGCAGCGCTACAAGACTGAAGCCGACAGCGTCTGGGACGCCCTCAAAATACGCTGATACTGCCTGCAGGATTTTGTACCGCGAAGACCTGGTGTAGCAAGATTACACCCGCCTCTGCTGGCCGGCGTCTTGATGGGGCCGGGCTCACTGAAATGACTCCGAGCCGCTGATGCGGCTCGGAGCTGCTTTGAGGTTGGAAGCTGCGCGCCTGACGCTAGCCGGTCTGCTGCTGCAGCTCCACCTGGGCGTCCTGCATATGTTCCTGTGCCATATAGATCAGCTCCCAGACGTGTCCATCCAGATCCTGAAAACCGTGACCGTACATGAAGCCGTGATCCTGGGGTTCATTATAGGTACGGCCCCCCGCCTGCAATGCACGTTTTACGAGGTCGTCCACCTCGTTACGGCTTTCACAGGTGAGGCAAATCAGCACCTCGGAAAAGGTGGAACTGTCACAGATATTTTTGGGGGAAAAGGCCTGAAAGCGCGCTTCACTGAGCAGCATTACGCTCATCTGTGACGAAACCACCATGCAGGTCGCCGACGCGTCGCTGAACTGGGGGTTGAAGCCAAACCCCAGGTGGGTAAAGAAGTCGACGGCCCGTTCCAGATGTTTCACGGGCAGATTGATATAACTCTGTCTGTTCATGTTGGTCCTGCCTGGCTGCGATATTTATTGTTTTCGTACTCAGGTTCAGATCAGCTATCCGTGTCGCGCGAGTTCCAGTTTTCGCCCACATACAATAGTTGTTCTGGCCGTTTCATACCAGTGCCTAGAATACGACACCTAAACACCAGTTACTGACCCGCTATGGAGCGTCCGGGCGTACAGACGACGGACGCGCAAAGGAGCTAAAATTTACCCAGCAGGCTATCGGGCTTAACCGTGAAATGCTTTACTCCCAAAACCATTACACCCACCGCAGTGACCCGCTCTGCAGGCTTCGGTTGCTCTGGGTTTTCTGCTGAAGCCCTCCCGCGTCTTGCGCCACAGCGGCGCTCGCCGGCGCTGGCAATGTTGCTGTTACTGCTGGCCCTCAGTGGCTGTACTCTGGTGCCGGTAACAGCTCCGCCCCCACCCGGACTCGATGCCGGTCCACTGGCGCAGTGCCAGTGGCTGTTTGAACAGACAGACGCCCATATCGATCAGGCCGGCGTGCGCCATCAGGGTCTGGCCCGGATTAGCGGCTTCCCCTATCTGCGCATCAATCGCTTTCTGGCATCCTTTGGCCCGCAGCTGGACTCCCCTGCACAAATCGAAACCTGGAT from Marinobacterium aestuarii includes these protein-coding regions:
- a CDS encoding pentapeptide repeat-containing protein, producing the protein MLLGYFAFAIITLLGVEDADFFIDSRHTQLPIVNASIPTSSFFLFAPALGTALFVYFHFQLLKLWEALSVPAARIDGKPLAEHVAPWLINDFGLWLRTDDSTADRALSWLSNIVVFTLVFVAWPATLIVFWFRSFPAHDERTTLVIGTALVIALTALFQSILSAFSYLRLHRAYGGGSWHLVEVILITALALPIGTISWIATEDSREVWPISVFDRVAPAWMAAIRDSFTLWPADLTEVEIVLRPPGFLEYDVHRSQFRVQWCRQQGLSMEVCGPYVEWDTATPLHVVDARKKWCFKWELPGDCKTYVHTLDRNFDNAWSIERRAAINALESRNLRKADLRNAMLVLASLVGADLRRARLAGADLSWAELEGADLHAAQLTGAILSGAKLEGANLREADLEGAHLFEAELEGANLRAAKLNGADLRAARLAGADLRSAQLTGAALTWAELEGTNLRGAALMRANLQAAKLDGADLFEAGLAGADLRAAQLAGAYISRAKFASTDVKAATFSGAAFSSVNCIEMSNLVPDQIISAFGDGSVTLPDGWDWPRHWPRENLGEAFYGRWRYWREAQGLPWPPPGKAFERLARFEAIAPE
- a CDS encoding HEPN domain-containing protein is translated as MSKAKETFSVSISDAEDILRHYDFLNNDRVQSRPSERDPEVLKRAALIMTLTAWETYVEDRVTEEMSIRLKFLKGSHIGNYIQKKLDEDLRFFHNPNSQKTKHLFENFVDIDVTEHWSWLNYDQEKVRATLNSWISKRGDAVHRSVTDKQSNHLVKRDDMEKCIRFFKDLVEATDQALAD
- a CDS encoding cation:proton antiporter regulatory subunit produces the protein MYVPPESQFIGKTITDSGLLEQDINVLTLYRDAKAIPNPKYSRVLEPGDKLLCFGKLDSMRTLVPANTRRKRKPKVKPLDTDI
- a CDS encoding AAA family ATPase; this translates as MDMAPVKSLDRKDKIAQLLKEMQNGLLERESHAKLILLAALAGEHVLLLGPPGTAKSELAKRLKNVFVEAGYFERLLTRFSVPEELFGPLSIQALEQDRYQRLTSGYLPEASIAFIDEIFKANSAILNSLLTLLNERQFDNGNRRSDVPLISVIAASNELPEGEELDALYDRFMLRSFVQPVSDEAFRQLLRLEGDVCDPALELRLRIEDLEEVRALAEKVRLSPEVLKLCEAFRGYLAEQQIYVSDRRWRKIINLLKVSAFTNKENEVSIFDAWLMPHCLWQKPEQLDGLLGFYKENIAIDGDYQPRRQTEVILAWENKLASDWENKFQSSDEHGKPLFYNQKGGTTTSNSRKDQKKDAKGRPLYLDSSGNETTTKQNSYGRDNEALYEAVANAPVMQTVAYSFAHINSRVKQIEGFKKALHASLLKLQQQNRSAEQTLIEHLWVDESIWPELSQSLSNAIEQTEKLLARAEKVTKGFRSLPLEDSDEGALGVEASALEGELSD
- a CDS encoding VWA domain-containing protein, with amino-acid sequence MTEYPVVTSAPPDLLRLSDLDDAYVLLDKLPESLLPTVVTHPVGELQPRVSGVVQLRRTLLKGETPAALLPWPAPAAQSALFQSLESQGVLRYCRDNTEVVDALLGDLLEALEHKSVEQRRLHSVLLQQYQQEALEQLGQERKAQKRRAAAQRQPVLTQNQLAGLSRRAFDDSWIEASSLGVWLPGVWQERLVIWSELEAIFVDLGMVVRLGFDLSRGFFQSHGWLDMVRLKKVLSQLPQLQDVIRTLGRMKSSEAPPIIEIIMESMLRTRQEQREVRTPFVPMETRGITRSDSVSRMLPQEAALFGHPVLKKLWHAKRAEHALLSYAVEGTELETVEAQVDEQVEVKRAGKSSSEERGPMIVCLDTSGSMRGTPETIAKALVLETLSVAASERRGCYVYLFGSSGEVKELELKPDENGLNRLISFLCMSFGGGTDVNGPLQLALDRCKQSEWRNADILVVSDGEFCYPNSLLNRIKRRKKSHGLAVQGILIGEGGGAMERMCDPLHHFCEWLNLACQ